In Streptomyces qaidamensis, one DNA window encodes the following:
- a CDS encoding 4-hydroxybenzoate 3-monooxygenase: MTRPLPPPNSGAPQRFPVVVVGAGPAGLTVGNILRAASVDCLVLETETRAFIEQRPRAGVIEEWAVRGLEKRGLARNLLDRAELHTVCEFRFDGERFRFPYGELTGSHHFVYPQPLLVTDLAREYADVRGGHIRFGVRDVRIHDLDTDRPWVSYTCPETGERQVVHCDFVAGCDGARGVSRASLPPERVRIARHDYGIGWLALLAEAPPSADCVLFGCHASGFAGQMPRSPEVTRYYLQCPPGDAVENWPHERVWSELRERLGAAGVPPLTEGRLIEKRVLDMHDYVVEPMAHGRLFLAGDAAHLVAPIAAKGMNLALHDAFLLGDALVARLTTGDGSGLDGYAQACLRRVWDYQEFSQWLSEVYHGTAAGDPFRAGTTLARLRRLFTSPAAAAAFAEQYLGTAARY; the protein is encoded by the coding sequence ATGACGCGACCCCTTCCGCCCCCCAACTCCGGCGCCCCGCAACGCTTCCCGGTCGTTGTCGTGGGCGCCGGACCCGCGGGTCTGACCGTCGGGAACATCCTGCGGGCCGCGTCCGTGGACTGCCTGGTGCTGGAGACGGAGACCCGCGCATTCATCGAACAGCGGCCCCGGGCCGGGGTCATCGAGGAATGGGCCGTCCGCGGGCTGGAGAAGCGGGGCCTCGCCCGCAACCTGCTGGACCGTGCGGAGCTGCACACCGTGTGCGAGTTCCGCTTCGACGGGGAGCGCTTCCGGTTCCCCTACGGCGAGCTGACAGGCAGTCACCACTTCGTCTATCCACAGCCGTTGCTGGTGACTGACCTGGCGCGCGAGTACGCCGACGTCCGGGGCGGACACATCCGCTTCGGAGTCCGTGACGTGCGGATCCACGACCTCGACACCGACCGGCCATGGGTGTCGTACACCTGTCCCGAGACGGGTGAACGCCAGGTCGTGCACTGCGACTTCGTCGCCGGCTGCGACGGGGCGCGCGGCGTGAGCCGGGCCTCGCTCCCGCCCGAGCGGGTCCGGATCGCGCGGCACGACTACGGTATCGGCTGGCTGGCCCTGCTCGCCGAGGCACCGCCGTCCGCCGACTGCGTGCTGTTCGGATGCCATGCGAGCGGCTTCGCCGGCCAGATGCCCCGCAGCCCGGAGGTGACCCGCTACTACCTCCAGTGCCCGCCGGGCGACGCTGTGGAGAACTGGCCGCACGAGCGCGTCTGGTCGGAGCTCCGGGAGCGGCTCGGGGCGGCCGGTGTGCCGCCGTTGACCGAGGGGCGGCTGATCGAGAAGCGCGTGCTGGACATGCACGACTACGTGGTCGAGCCGATGGCGCACGGCCGGCTCTTCCTCGCGGGCGACGCGGCCCATCTGGTCGCCCCGATCGCCGCCAAGGGCATGAACCTCGCCCTGCACGACGCCTTCCTGCTCGGCGACGCCCTGGTCGCGCGGCTCACCACCGGTGACGGCAGCGGCCTCGATGGCTACGCGCAGGCGTGTCTGCGGCGGGTGTGGGACTACCAGGAGTTCTCGCAGTGGCTGTCCGAGGTGTATCACGGCACGGCGGCGGGCGACCCGTTCCGCGCGGGCACCACGCTCGCCCGGCTACGCCGCCTGTTCACCTCGCCGGCGGCGGCCGCCGCCTTCGCCGAGCAGTATCTGGGGACGGCCGCGCGGTACTGA
- a CDS encoding ArsR/SmtB family transcription factor, whose amino-acid sequence MSARMHLSSAHDAHPRSPGEEQLALAAELLALLGDRTRLALLHALAGGEADVTTLTEACGAARPAVSQHLARLRLAGLVSTRKEGRRVIYSLRDGHLRRLVDEALNVADHRLSDRPPHD is encoded by the coding sequence ATGAGCGCACGCATGCACCTGTCATCTGCGCATGATGCGCATCCGCGCAGTCCCGGCGAGGAGCAGCTGGCTCTCGCCGCGGAGCTCCTCGCTCTGCTCGGCGACCGCACCCGGCTCGCCCTGCTGCACGCACTGGCCGGGGGAGAGGCCGACGTCACAACGCTGACGGAGGCGTGCGGGGCGGCCAGGCCGGCCGTCAGCCAGCATCTGGCGCGACTGCGCCTCGCGGGCCTGGTGAGCACGCGCAAGGAGGGCCGCCGGGTGATCTACTCACTCCGCGACGGCCATCTGCGCCGGCTCGTCGACGAGGCGCTGAACGTGGCCGACCACCGGCTCAGCGACCGCCCGCCGCACGACTGA